The Parafrankia irregularis DNA segment CGTGGTCGATCGCCTGGTCGGTGACGTCGAGGAAGGGTGCGAAGCCGCCCGCCCCGGCGTTGTTGACCAGGATGTCGATCGGGCCGAGAGCCTCCCGCGCCCGGCGGATCAGGCCGGCGCGTCCGCCGTCCGGGCGGGCCAGGTCCGCGGTGAGGGCGACCGCTTTCCCGCCGGCCGCCTCGATGGCGCGCAGGGTGTCGGCCAGCGAGCCGTGCCCGTCGCTGGCCTCCTCCCGGTCGGTGCGTGCGGTGATGGCGACCGCGGCGCCGGCGGCGGCTAACCGGATGGCGATGGCCGCGCCGATGCCCCGGCTGGCTCCGGTGACCAGTGCGCGGCGACCAGCGAGATCGTCCATGTGATGACTCCTTTCGACGGGTTCCGCGTCGCGGGCTCGCGTCAGGCGGCCGCCTGACGCCCACCGCCACGGTCGGGCCGAACCGCTGTGGCCGGTCCGGAGCGAGTGGCCAGCTGTGGCGGCCGTACGCGGCGGACCTCGGCGATCAGTCGCGGGTGAGGCGACCGGTCGTCCGCCTGAAGACCGCGCCGGACCGGCGGAAACTGTATGATTCATACCATGTGGAATCTGGATCAGCACCCGGGTCTGCGCTGGGTCCGGCCGTCACCCTGGGCGGAGGCAGGCCTGCTGGCGACCGGCCGCCCATGCGGCTCCGAGGAAGAACTCCGATGACGGGGCGTGACGGCACGCTGGTCCTGGTGGACCTGGCCGACGACGGAGTCGCCCGGCTGACGTTGGATGATCCAGGTCGGCGCAACGCCCTCTCTCTGGAGATGAGCACCGCGCTGGCGAGTGCCGTCACGGAGGTGCTGGCAGCGGGTGCGCGGGCGATCGTCCTCACCGCCACGCCGCCGGTGTTCTGCTCCGGCGGCTCGCTGGACGACCTGCTCAAACCCGAGGTTCCGTTGCGCGAGATGTACGAGGGCTTTCTCCGTCTCGCCGCGGCGCCGGTGCCGACGATCGCGGCCGTGTGCGGCCCCGTCGTCGGCGCGGGCCTGAATCTGCCGATGGCCTGCGATGTCGTCCTGTGTTCGCCGTCAGCGGTCTTCGACCCACGCTTTCTTGACGTGGGCATTCATCCGGGCGGAGGTCACCTGTGGCGGCTGTCGAGGCTGGTGGGTGTCCAGGGCGCCGCGGCGCTCATCCTGCTCGGCGACAGGCTGACCGGGGACGAAGCCGCCGCGCGCGGGCTCGCGTGGCGCTGCGTGCCCGACGGCGACCTGCTCGACACGGCCCAGGCGCTCGCACGGCGGGCAGCGGGGCGTGACGCCGAGCTGGTGGTGCGGACCAAGCAGTCGCTGCGGGCCAGCGTCGCGTTGAGTGATGCGACGGCGGCGATGGAGCTTGAGCTCGCCGCGCAGGAATGGGCGGTGTCCCGGCCCGGATTCACCGAGCGGGTGGCCGCGATCCGAGACCGCATCCGCCGGGGCGCCGCGAGGTAGGGCGTCCGGAGGTCAGCCGAGTCGCTGTGCGGTAGGTGAGGAGCGCGAGATGGCCGGATTCGTCACCCGCAAGCCCCCGAGCTTCAGCTCGGTCGACCAGGAACGACTGCACCGCAAGCAACGGTTGGCGGCGGCCTTCCGGGTGCTCGGCCGGTCCGGGTTCAACGAAGGCGTCGCCGGGCACGGCAGCGTCCGCGACCCGGAGCTGCCCGACCACTACTGGGTGAATGCCTACGGGCAGAGCTTCCGCCAGATCAAGGTGTCCGACCTGTGCCTGGTCGATGGCTCGGGCACGGTCGTGAGCGGCCCGAACAAGGAGCCCGGTGCCCGCAACCTGGTCGCCTTCGCCGCGCTGACCATTCACGGCGCCGTGCACGACGCCCGCCCCGACGTCGTCTCGGCCGTCCACACCCATGGCCTGTACAGCCGGACGTGGGCCGCGCTCGGCCGCCCCCTGGACCCGATCTCCCAGGACGCCTGCGCCTTCTACCAGGACCAGGGCCTTCTCGACGACTACACCGGCGTCGTGCTCGAACAGGAGGAGGGCAGGAGGCTGGCCGCGGCGCTCGGGGACCACAAGGCCGTCCTGCTGCGCAACCACGGTGTCCTGACCGTCGGCCATTCCGTGGACGAGGCGTTCTGGTGGCACCTGAGCTACGAGCGTTGCGCCCAGTCGCAGCTGATGGCGGAGGCGGCCGCCACCGTGCCACATCTCGTCCCGCCCGAGGCCGCGGCGCTCACCGCCTCCCAGGTGGGAAGCCACCGCTTCGGCTGGTTCTCCTTCCAGCCCCTCTACGACTGGATCGTCGCCGAGGAGCCCGACCTGCTGGAGTGAGCGTGCCGAATCCGGTCGGCCTGCGTCGGCCGGTCGGTGGGACGGCCGTCCCCCGCGCGGCCGTAGCCTGGCCTGCATGACATTCCCGCGCGTTTCCAGTTCTGGTGGTGAGCTTTCTGACCCGTGATCTCAGCCCTCGCGACGTACGGCGCATCCGGACCGCCGTACGACGCAACGACGGGGAGGTCGTCGCCGACCACATTCGCAACATGATCGTGTGGGGTGAGCTTCGCAGCGGTGAGCGGCTCGTGCCCGAGGAGATCGCCGAAGAGCTCGGAATCAGCCGTATCCCGGTGCGGGAGGGAATCATCGCGCTGGAACGTGAGGGGTGGGTCGCCGTCGAGCCCCGGCGTGGCTCCTTCGTCCGCGGCATCGACCGCCGCACCGCGCGTGATCACTACGTGCTCCTGGGCGCGGTCCAGGGTTTCGTCGCGGTCCGAGCGACGCAGCGTGCGCAGGACGCGGATGTCCGGATGCTCGCGGAGCACGTTCGCCTGATCGGGGATGCCGGCTGCGTTCATGACACGACCGATGTCTATGACTCCTTCACCGCCGTCCTGCGGG contains these protein-coding regions:
- a CDS encoding enoyl-CoA hydratase-related protein; the encoded protein is MTGRDGTLVLVDLADDGVARLTLDDPGRRNALSLEMSTALASAVTEVLAAGARAIVLTATPPVFCSGGSLDDLLKPEVPLREMYEGFLRLAAAPVPTIAAVCGPVVGAGLNLPMACDVVLCSPSAVFDPRFLDVGIHPGGGHLWRLSRLVGVQGAAALILLGDRLTGDEAAARGLAWRCVPDGDLLDTAQALARRAAGRDAELVVRTKQSLRASVALSDATAAMELELAAQEWAVSRPGFTERVAAIRDRIRRGAAR
- a CDS encoding class II aldolase/adducin family protein; the encoded protein is MAGFVTRKPPSFSSVDQERLHRKQRLAAAFRVLGRSGFNEGVAGHGSVRDPELPDHYWVNAYGQSFRQIKVSDLCLVDGSGTVVSGPNKEPGARNLVAFAALTIHGAVHDARPDVVSAVHTHGLYSRTWAALGRPLDPISQDACAFYQDQGLLDDYTGVVLEQEEGRRLAAALGDHKAVLLRNHGVLTVGHSVDEAFWWHLSYERCAQSQLMAEAAATVPHLVPPEAAALTASQVGSHRFGWFSFQPLYDWIVAEEPDLLE